The following are encoded in a window of bacterium genomic DNA:
- a CDS encoding NTP transferase domain-containing protein, with protein sequence MQAVLMVAGKSTRTFPLTLTRPKPLLPIMNRPLIEHSLDQLYGLFDEVILIVGYRQDMIRRVLGDQYRGMRLIYQEQREQKGTGHAVLQAQPHIRGRFVAMNGDDLFAHEDLALLQHYSYAALAKVVPDPSLYGVCVVDEENNLLNMVEKP encoded by the coding sequence ATGCAAGCTGTATTGATGGTCGCGGGAAAGAGCACTCGAACCTTTCCCCTCACTTTGACTCGGCCAAAGCCTTTGCTGCCCATCATGAACCGCCCTTTGATCGAGCACAGCCTGGACCAGCTTTACGGGCTGTTCGATGAGGTCATCCTCATCGTCGGTTACCGTCAGGACATGATCCGCCGGGTTTTAGGCGACCAGTATCGCGGCATGCGCCTTATCTATCAGGAACAGAGAGAGCAAAAAGGCACCGGCCATGCCGTTTTGCAGGCACAGCCCCATATCAGGGGCCGTTTTGTGGCCATGAACGGCGATGATCTGTTTGCCCACGAAGATCTGGCGCTGTTGCAGCACTATTCTTACGCCGCCCTGGCCAAGGTGGTCCCGGACCCTTCTCTTTACGGCGTCTGTGTGGTGGACGAGGAGAATAACCTGCTCAATATGGTGGAAAAACCG